The sequence GCCCTAAGCCCATAGACACAGTAGGGAACTGCCAGAATTCCGGCATCAGCTTGGGATGTGGATACGAAGACAGGCCTTTGCCGTCTACTTCCTGACGAAATCCATCCAACTGATTTTCTGACAGACGGCCCTCAATGTAAGCCCGAGAGTATATGCCCGGAGACACATGGCCCTGGATATACAGAAAATCACCACCATCCTGCTCATTCGGCGCGCGGAAAAAATGATTGAAGCCCACATCGTAAAGCATGGCAGAAGAAGCAAAGCTGGAGATATGACCGCCCAGCTCAAGATTCTTTTTCGACGCCCGCAGCACCATCATCAGGGCGTTCCAGCGAATAGCACTGCGGATCCGGGCCTCAATGCTCTGATCCCCTGGCATAGTCGGCTCCTGACCGGCAGGAATAGTATTCACGTAGGCCGTAGTGGCGGTATAAGGTAAGTGGGCACCGTTACGACGAGCCTTCTCGATCAGGGATTCAAGCAGGAAATGGGCACGATCCGTACCTTCTGTTTCCAGTACCGCCTCGAGTGACTCGAGCCATTCTTGTGTTTCCTGTGGATCCACGTCTGGCTTCATCTGTTCTGCCATAGCGCTTTCCTTTATCTGGTTAGTGAATTCTGACTACGGATGCCTGTTTATCAGGGCTCCGCTACTGTTCTGTTTCTGTTTCATGATTACTGTGGCAATTCAATACGACGCAGCGAACGCTGCAAATTGCTGTTTTGCCGGTTTATGTTGAGCAAGGTTTCTTCAATAAAAGCCAGATGCTCGTTACTGGCCAGTCTGGCCTGTTCCGGATCACTGGCCACTATCGCATCCAGTATTCTTACCCTTTGCCTGTTCATCTGTTCACTGACATCCGGGTCAGCACATAAGACTTCAAGGTTTCGTCGAATGTTATCTTCCAATAAAGGTAACAAACCACGGAAAATATGCAGCATTACCATATTGTGTGAGGCCTGGATCATTTGCTGGTAAAAACTGCTTAAGGCCTTCGCCTGCGCCGCCTGATTCTCCGGCTCCTGCTGTTGCAGTTTCTGTACGGCTTTGTACGCCTGCTGAATCTCCTGCTTCTGCGACTCTGTGCCTCTGAGTGCTGCGTAATAGGCCGCCATTCCTTCAAGGGCCAGACGAAACTCAAGCAGATCAAACTGAGATTCAGGCCGCGAGGCAATCAGTTCCAGCAAAGGCGCATTTTCTAAAAGCGCCAGCTCCGATTGCACAAAGGTGCCACCTCCCTGCCTTCTGTAGACCAGACCTTTGGCTTCCAGCTTTTGAATCGCTTCGCGCAGAGACGGCCTTGATACCGCAAACTTCTCAGCCAGTTCACGCTCTGCGGGCAATCGTTGCCCGGCAGTCAGATTACCGTCGAGGATCATGGACTCAATTTGTTCCATAATCACATCGGACAACTTTTTAGCGCGAATTCGTTGCATTGACTGAACCTGAAGCCGAAAAAATCAAAATGGTAATACCAATTAACCTATTAGCTTAGTGCAAAATAATTCAAAGGTAAAATAAAGATTCAGTATAGAAAACAGCAACCACATTCCATCAACGCAGTGACCGAAGCTGCGAAGCGTCTCCGGAGCTGGTCAGACCAAATGCAGAAAAGCTGACTAATTATTCACGAGCCAGACATCAGCAGGGGAGAATACGGAGTCAGCACCCCGGGTATCAGCGCACCACCCCGGCCAGGGTCAGTACCGCAACAACGACCAACAACGCCATCATATTGCGTTTCACCAGCCTGACCATAGTGCAGGGCTCTTCTGTACATTCAATTCCCTCTGGTTCAACGTATTCGGCGGCCTGCGCCACTTCTGTAACTATTTTACGGGCCGGTGCATCGCCGCGCCCCAGGTATTCGAGCCAGATGTTCAGGCCTCTCGAAAAATGCCCCACCACCAGCAGACCCAGGGTATGAACACGGGCCGGCACCCAGTCAATAATCTCCATCACTTTTTGCCATTGAGATTGCTGAGCATGTTCGCGCTCAAGCAGATATCTGAGTACAGATGAAGATAAAACGTAAAGCAATGCACCCGCTGCACCAAACACCACAAACCAGATGGCCACAGCCGCGTAATGACGATAATTCACCCACACCAGACACTGCCCGAAGGTGTTGCCCGAATCACAGGGGTAACCCAGTTGCTCTGCATATAATACCGACGCTTCGGTGTCGCCCCGGGATGCTGCCTGCAAATAGCCTTTGTAACTCTGGCGCAGGCCCGGACAACCTATACAAACCATCAGTACCGCG comes from Lacimicrobium alkaliphilum and encodes:
- the pdhR gene encoding pyruvate dehydrogenase complex transcriptional repressor PdhR — protein: MQRIRAKKLSDVIMEQIESMILDGNLTAGQRLPAERELAEKFAVSRPSLREAIQKLEAKGLVYRRQGGGTFVQSELALLENAPLLELIASRPESQFDLLEFRLALEGMAAYYAALRGTESQKQEIQQAYKAVQKLQQQEPENQAAQAKALSSFYQQMIQASHNMVMLHIFRGLLPLLEDNIRRNLEVLCADPDVSEQMNRQRVRILDAIVASDPEQARLASNEHLAFIEETLLNINRQNSNLQRSLRRIELPQ
- the ampE gene encoding beta-lactamase regulator AmpE codes for the protein MTLISLLLVLAIERATSKTSYWQSDYYISRYTKWLEKRDILTAEISLQLLLAIVLIPALVLWFALYQLDAFFITFIVDTAVLMVCIGCPGLRQSYKGYLQAASRGDTEASVLYAEQLGYPCDSGNTFGQCLVWVNYRHYAAVAIWFVVFGAAGALLYVLSSSVLRYLLEREHAQQSQWQKVMEIIDWVPARVHTLGLLVVGHFSRGLNIWLEYLGRGDAPARKIVTEVAQAAEYVEPEGIECTEEPCTMVRLVKRNMMALLVVVAVLTLAGVVR